A genomic segment from Vespa crabro chromosome 25, iyVesCrab1.2, whole genome shotgun sequence encodes:
- the LOC124432365 gene encoding mediator of RNA polymerase II transcription subunit 23 isoform X2, with protein MGSDTQIANIVNDILKVEAIEEAFSCVLVHNPNNEKEKISTWQSELTTAMTDLTVEQQENAIRQFLTTAAAMTNHRRLQLLLSLLENLVSTNVLPARLVCECILNCDKLQYQLEDFWVECFLLIRHIIGGVDYKGVREIMKGCIEKAQTIPARLNASIQPQLKALENVIEYIFDRNACLLPGYFIVNEIQKAYPDHKNWPHWKLAKLLSNFVESFRTTAQMVSIVGHSKMLPVVEHTGYADHLINPWLLDPTTLKFSLKGNLPYDQDLLKPQTELLRYVLEQPYSRDMVCSMLGLQKQHKQRCIVLEEQLVELVILAMERSENDPLPAEGTDGTVANHWVWLHLSSQLIYFVLFQFASFPSLVMAIHDKLAGRELRKGRDHLMWVLLQFISGSIQRNPLSNFLPVLKLYDLLYPEKEPLPLPDCTQALCTHQMAIICIWMHLLKKAQIEHSNIHRPIPHTLKIHHEFLQHLVMPNTSLCMGLDYRIALLCNAYSTNQEYFSRPMAALVDTILGNPKGQQQQPLQTLQNNAALASGPTTPLSMSILDSLTVHSKMSLIHSIVTHVIKLAQSKSNMALAPALVETYSRLLVYTEIESLGIKGFISQLLPTVFKSHAWGTLYTLLEMFSYRMHHIQPHYRVQLLSHLHSLAAVPQTNQTQLHLCVESTALRLITGLGSAEVQPQLSRFLSEPKTLVSAESEELNRALVLTLARSMHVTESLSGTWCKELLNTIMQNTPHSWANHTLQCFPPVLSEFFQQNSVAKENKQQIKKAVEEEYRNWASMSNENDIIAHFSVPGTPPLFLCLLWKMILETDRISPIAYKILERIGARALSAHLRKFCDYLVFEFANSVGGQHVNKCVDTINDMIWKYNIVTIDRLVLCLALRTQEGSEAQVCFFIIQLLLLKAAEFRNRVQEFVKENSPEHWKQSNWHEKHLAFHRKFPEKFAPEGIMEQASGGPSQYQSLPVYFGNVCLRFLPVFDIVVHRYLEIPPVTKSLEILLEHLGCLYKFHDRPVTYLYNTLHYYERKLRDRPPLKRRLVSAVLGSLREIRAPGWALSEAYQMYMARSADDAITWVPELDYYIRLVQRIVETMSGTAHFPATDWRFNEFPNPAAHALYVTCVELMAVPVAPNLVANSLLDVVAKGYTVVPSNEIHLWINCVGLLLAALPECYWSTLHDRLVEIISSPGLANWQYNNLTPFQMFNFNITHNSLLENKYSYMLALAHSIWHHAGAGQITTMPQFIKEKLQPVVNSEEQLIYACHLIGPTLARFNAERPRCIVDLAVSLYEMLEQVDRTQTHLKYMDPVCDLLYHIKYMFVGDMMKNEVECIIRRLRPALQMRLRFIAHLNIEEIHST; from the exons atGGGCAGTGATACACAAATAGCAAATATAGTAAACGACATTTTA AAAGTGGAAGCCATAGAGGAAGCATTCAGTTGCGTACTTGTACATAATCctaacaatgaaaaagaaaaaatatcgacatgGCAATCAGAATTAACAACTGCAATGACTGATCTGACGGTCGAACAACAAGAAAATGCAATACGTCAGTTTCTCACAACGGCAGCCGCTATGACAAATCACAGAcgtttgcaattattattatcgttacttgaGAATTTGGTTTCGACAAATGTTCTACCAGCGAG atTAGTATGCGAATGTATTCTAAACTGTGataaattacaatatcaaTTAGAAGATTTTTGGGTAGAATGTTTCCTTCTTATTCGACATATTATTGGAGGAGTAGATTACAAAGGGGTcagagaaataatgaaa ggTTGTATAGAAAAAGCTCAAACAATACCTGCAAGATTAAATGCATCTATTCAGCCACAATTAAAAGCATTAGAAAAtgttattgaatatatttttgatagaaATGCCTGTTTGTTACCAggatatttcattgttaatgAAATTCAAAAGGCTTATCCAGATCATAAAAATTGGCCACATTGG aaattagcgaaattattatcaaattttgtGGAAAGTTTTCGAACTACAGCACAAATGGTTTCCATTGTGGGACATTCAAAAATGTTACCTGTCGTAGAACATACAGGTTATGCCGATCATTTAATAAATCCTTGGTTATTAGATCCTACTACATTAAAGTTTTCATTGAAAGGAAATCTTCCATATGATCAAGATTTACTAAAACCCCAAACCGAGTTATTAAGATACGTTTTAGAGCAACCTTATAGTAGAGACATGGTATGCTCAATGCTTGGTCTTCAGAAACAA caTAAGCAAAGATGTATAGTACTGGAAGAGCAATTAGTAGAACTTGTTATTTTGGCTATGGAAAGATCTGAAAATGATCCTTTACCAGCTGAAGGAACAGATGGGACTGTCGCTAATCATTGGGTGTGGTTACACCTTTCGTctcaattgatttattttgtaCTATTCCAATTTGCATCTTTTCCAAGTCTCGTAATGGCGATACATgataaa tTGGCTGGTAGAGAattaagaaaaggaagagatcaCTTAATGTGggttttattacaatttatttctgGAAGTATTCAACGAAATCCg ctttcaaattttttaccTGTATTGAAATTATACGATCTACTGTATCCAGAGAAAGAACCTTTACCCCTACCAGATTGTACCCAGGCACTTTGTACGCATCAAATGgctattatatgtatatggatgCATTTACTTAAAAAGGCTCAAATTGAACATTCAAATATTCACAGACCTATTCCGcatacattaaaaattcatcatga atttttgCAGCATTTAGTTATGCCAAACACATCTCTTTGTATGGGTTTAGATTATCGCATTGCTTTATTATGCAACGCATATTCAACAAATCAAGAATATTTTAGTAGACCAATGGCAGCACTAGTTGATACTATATTAGGCAATCCAAAg GGTCAACAGCAACAGCCTTTACAAACATTACAAAATAATGCAGCTTTGGCAAGTGGTCCAACTACACCACTTTCAATGTCAATATTAGATTCATTGACTGTACATTCTAAGATGAGTTTGATTCATAGTATTGTCACTCATGTCATCAAATTAGCACAATCAAAAAGTAATATGGCCTTGGCACCAGCACTGGTTGAGACTTATAGTAGATTATTGGTTTACACAGAAATTGAAAGTCTTGGTATAAAAGGTTTTATAA gtCAATTATTACCAACAGTATTTAAGTCTCATGCATGGGgaacattatatacattattggAAATGTTCAGTTATAGAATGCACCATATACAACCACATTATAGAGTTCAACTTTTATCTCATCTTCATAGTCTTGCTGCTGTTCCACAAACTAATCAAACGCAGCTTCATCTTtg cgTTGAAAGTACGGCTCTTCGTTTAATTACCGGCTTAGGTTCGGCAGAAGTACAACCGCAATTGTCTAGATTTTTATCGGAGCCTAAAACACTTGTATCTGCGGAATCCGAAGAGCTTAATAGAGCTTTGGTTCTAACTTTAGCACGATCCATGCATGTAACag AAAGTCTTAGTGGTACTTGGTGTAAAGAATTATTGAATACTATCATGCAAAATACACCTCATTCATGGGCTAATCATACTTTACAATGTTTTCCACCTGTATTGAGTGaattttttcaacaaaataGCGTCgccaaagaaaataaacaacaaaTAAAG aaaGCCGTAGAAGAGGAATATAGAAATTGGGCATCTATGAgcaatgaaaatgatataatagcTCATTTTTCTGTACCTGGCACAcctcctttatttttatgcCTTTTATGGAAGATGATACTCGAGACTGATCGCATTAGTCCAATCGcatataa GATATTAGAAAGAATAGGAGCAAGAGCATTATCAGCTCATCTTCGAAAGTTTTGTGATTATTTAGTATTTGAATTTGCCAATAGTGTTGGTGGACAGCATGTTAATAAATGTGTCGATACAATCAATGACATGATatggaaatataatatagtgaCAATAGATAGATTAGTTCTTTGTTTG gCTTTACGAACTCAAGAAGGTAGCGAAGCACAAGTatgcttttttattattcaattattattacttaaagCAGCTGAATTTAGAAATAGGGTTCAAGAAtttgttaaagaaaattcaCCTGAACATTGGAAACAATCAAATTGGCACGAAAAACATTTAGCCTTTCATAGAAAATTTCCAGAAAAGTTTGCTCCAGAAGGTATAATGGAACAAGCTAGCGGTGGACCTAGTCAATATCAAAGTTTACCTGTATACTTTGGAAATGTTTGTTTAAGATTTTTACCTGTGTTTGATATAGTTGTACATAGGTATTTGGAGATACCACCTGTAACAAAAAgtttggaaatattattagaacATTTAGgttgtttatataaatttcatg atcgACCTGTgacatatttgtataatacatTACATTATTATGAACGTAAATTAAGAGATCGACCGCCTTTAAAAAGACGTTTAGTTTCTGCTGTTCTTGGATCATTAAGAGAAATTAGAGCACCAGGATGGGCATTATCTGAAGCTTATCAAATGTATATGGCACGATCTGCCGATGATGCTATTACTTGGGTACCAGAATtggattattatattagacTTGTACAAAGAATTGTAGAAA CAATGTCAGGTACAGCCCATTTCCCAGCCACCGATTGGAGATTTAATGAATTTCCTAATCCAGCAGCACACGCATTATATGTTACATGCGTAGAATTAATGGCTGTTCCTGTAGCACCAAATTTAGTTGCAAATTCATTACTCGATGTTGTCGCTAAAGg gtATACCGTAGTACCATCCAATGAAATACATTTATGGATAAATTGTGTTGGATTGCTTTTAGCTGCTTTACCGGAATGCTATTGGTCTACATTACATGATAGACTTGTAGAAATTATAAGTAGTCCAGGTTTAGCAAATTGgcagtataataatttaacaccATTTCAGatgtttaatttcaatatcacGCATAATAGTttacttgaaaataaatacagTTATATGCTTGCATTGGCACATTCAATTTGGCATCACGCTGGAGCTGGTCAAATTACAACGATGCCGCA attcaTTAAAGAAAAACTTCAACCTGTGGTAAATAGCGAAGAACAATTAATATACGCTTGCCATTTAATTGGACCTACTTTAGCGAGATTTAATGCTGAGAGACCACGTTGTATAGTTGATCTGGCAGTTAGTTTATACGAAATGCTAGAACAAGTGGATCGTACGCAAACACATTTGAAATATATGGATCCAGTTTGTGACTTGtt atatcacataaaatatatgttcgTTGGAGATATGATGAAAAATGAGGTCGAATGTATTATTCGTAGATTGAGACCTGCTTTACAAATGAGATTGAGATTTATTGCTCATTTGAATATAGAAGAAATTCATTCTACgtag
- the LOC124432369 gene encoding uncharacterized protein LOC124432369 — protein sequence MDEIKNLQDKYQSITVAQLGEIINKRGKKVNQVIHERDQQLKENEEKLENLMSELIILKEDIHTKQQVLEQKNKELSNHNEHFAELKAEYNKFMEENTNLQVKKNLLKNTKPNQHDQLLLETGRKKLRMYKEWTGIHWDYSNLKDNIVGYVTNKSDYIHHFNFAKDEKDSEELSNLLWHEIYLSVENKLNENKKSSIANE from the exons atggatgaaataaaaaatctacaAGATAAATATCAGAGTATTACTGTGGCACAACTTggagagataataaataaacgtggaaagaaagtaaatcaGGTTATACATGAACGAGATCAACAATTAAAGG aaaatgaagaaaaacttgaaaatttgatgtctgaattaataatattgaaagaaGATATTCATACCAAGCAGCAAGTTTTAGaacagaaaaacaaagaattgtCAAATCATAATGAACATTTT GCCGAATTAAAAGCGGAATACAATAAATTTATggaagaaaatacaaatttgCAGGtcaagaaaaatcttttaaaaaatactaAACCAAATCAGCATGATCAGTTATTATTAGAAACAGGAAG GAAAAAACTTCGCATGTATAAAGAGTGGACCGGTATACATTGGGATTATAGTAATCTAAAGGACAATATAGTAGGAt atGTAACTAACAAAAGTGACTATAtacatcattttaattttgccAAAGATGAAAAGGATTCCGAAGAATTATCCAATCTTTTATGGCACGAAATTTATCTGTctgttgaaaataaattaaatgaaaataaaaagagttcTATcgcaaatgaataa
- the LOC124432365 gene encoding mediator of RNA polymerase II transcription subunit 23 isoform X1: protein MGSDTQIANIVNDILKVEAIEEAFSCVLVHNPNNEKEKISTWQSELTTAMTDLTVEQQENAIRQFLTTAAAMTNHRRLQLLLSLLENLVSTNVLPARLVCECILNCDKLQYQLEDFWVECFLLIRHIIGGVDYKGVREIMKGCIEKAQTIPARLNASIQPQLKALENVIEYIFDRNACLLPGYFIVNEIQKAYPDHKNWPHWKLAKLLSNFVESFRTTAQMVSIVGHSKMLPVVEHTGYADHLINPWLLDPTTLKFSLKGNLPYDQDLLKPQTELLRYVLEQPYSRDMVCSMLGLQKQHKQRCIVLEEQLVELVILAMERSENDPLPAEGTDGTVANHWVWLHLSSQLIYFVLFQFASFPSLVMAIHDKLAGRELRKGRDHLMWVLLQFISGSIQRNPLSNFLPVLKLYDLLYPEKEPLPLPDCTQALCTHQMAIICIWMHLLKKAQIEHSNIHRPIPHTLKIHHEFLQHLVMPNTSLCMGLDYRIALLCNAYSTNQEYFSRPMAALVDTILGNPKGQQQQPLQTLQNNAALASGPTTPLSMSILDSLTVHSKMSLIHSIVTHVIKLAQSKSNMALAPALVETYSRLLVYTEIESLGIKGFISQLLPTVFKSHAWGTLYTLLEMFSYRMHHIQPHYRVQLLSHLHSLAAVPQTNQTQLHLCVESTALRLITGLGSAEVQPQLSRFLSEPKTLVSAESEELNRALVLTLARSMHVTGTGAESLSGTWCKELLNTIMQNTPHSWANHTLQCFPPVLSEFFQQNSVAKENKQQIKKAVEEEYRNWASMSNENDIIAHFSVPGTPPLFLCLLWKMILETDRISPIAYKILERIGARALSAHLRKFCDYLVFEFANSVGGQHVNKCVDTINDMIWKYNIVTIDRLVLCLALRTQEGSEAQVCFFIIQLLLLKAAEFRNRVQEFVKENSPEHWKQSNWHEKHLAFHRKFPEKFAPEGIMEQASGGPSQYQSLPVYFGNVCLRFLPVFDIVVHRYLEIPPVTKSLEILLEHLGCLYKFHDRPVTYLYNTLHYYERKLRDRPPLKRRLVSAVLGSLREIRAPGWALSEAYQMYMARSADDAITWVPELDYYIRLVQRIVETMSGTAHFPATDWRFNEFPNPAAHALYVTCVELMAVPVAPNLVANSLLDVVAKGYTVVPSNEIHLWINCVGLLLAALPECYWSTLHDRLVEIISSPGLANWQYNNLTPFQMFNFNITHNSLLENKYSYMLALAHSIWHHAGAGQITTMPQFIKEKLQPVVNSEEQLIYACHLIGPTLARFNAERPRCIVDLAVSLYEMLEQVDRTQTHLKYMDPVCDLLYHIKYMFVGDMMKNEVECIIRRLRPALQMRLRFIAHLNIEEIHST, encoded by the exons atGGGCAGTGATACACAAATAGCAAATATAGTAAACGACATTTTA AAAGTGGAAGCCATAGAGGAAGCATTCAGTTGCGTACTTGTACATAATCctaacaatgaaaaagaaaaaatatcgacatgGCAATCAGAATTAACAACTGCAATGACTGATCTGACGGTCGAACAACAAGAAAATGCAATACGTCAGTTTCTCACAACGGCAGCCGCTATGACAAATCACAGAcgtttgcaattattattatcgttacttgaGAATTTGGTTTCGACAAATGTTCTACCAGCGAG atTAGTATGCGAATGTATTCTAAACTGTGataaattacaatatcaaTTAGAAGATTTTTGGGTAGAATGTTTCCTTCTTATTCGACATATTATTGGAGGAGTAGATTACAAAGGGGTcagagaaataatgaaa ggTTGTATAGAAAAAGCTCAAACAATACCTGCAAGATTAAATGCATCTATTCAGCCACAATTAAAAGCATTAGAAAAtgttattgaatatatttttgatagaaATGCCTGTTTGTTACCAggatatttcattgttaatgAAATTCAAAAGGCTTATCCAGATCATAAAAATTGGCCACATTGG aaattagcgaaattattatcaaattttgtGGAAAGTTTTCGAACTACAGCACAAATGGTTTCCATTGTGGGACATTCAAAAATGTTACCTGTCGTAGAACATACAGGTTATGCCGATCATTTAATAAATCCTTGGTTATTAGATCCTACTACATTAAAGTTTTCATTGAAAGGAAATCTTCCATATGATCAAGATTTACTAAAACCCCAAACCGAGTTATTAAGATACGTTTTAGAGCAACCTTATAGTAGAGACATGGTATGCTCAATGCTTGGTCTTCAGAAACAA caTAAGCAAAGATGTATAGTACTGGAAGAGCAATTAGTAGAACTTGTTATTTTGGCTATGGAAAGATCTGAAAATGATCCTTTACCAGCTGAAGGAACAGATGGGACTGTCGCTAATCATTGGGTGTGGTTACACCTTTCGTctcaattgatttattttgtaCTATTCCAATTTGCATCTTTTCCAAGTCTCGTAATGGCGATACATgataaa tTGGCTGGTAGAGAattaagaaaaggaagagatcaCTTAATGTGggttttattacaatttatttctgGAAGTATTCAACGAAATCCg ctttcaaattttttaccTGTATTGAAATTATACGATCTACTGTATCCAGAGAAAGAACCTTTACCCCTACCAGATTGTACCCAGGCACTTTGTACGCATCAAATGgctattatatgtatatggatgCATTTACTTAAAAAGGCTCAAATTGAACATTCAAATATTCACAGACCTATTCCGcatacattaaaaattcatcatga atttttgCAGCATTTAGTTATGCCAAACACATCTCTTTGTATGGGTTTAGATTATCGCATTGCTTTATTATGCAACGCATATTCAACAAATCAAGAATATTTTAGTAGACCAATGGCAGCACTAGTTGATACTATATTAGGCAATCCAAAg GGTCAACAGCAACAGCCTTTACAAACATTACAAAATAATGCAGCTTTGGCAAGTGGTCCAACTACACCACTTTCAATGTCAATATTAGATTCATTGACTGTACATTCTAAGATGAGTTTGATTCATAGTATTGTCACTCATGTCATCAAATTAGCACAATCAAAAAGTAATATGGCCTTGGCACCAGCACTGGTTGAGACTTATAGTAGATTATTGGTTTACACAGAAATTGAAAGTCTTGGTATAAAAGGTTTTATAA gtCAATTATTACCAACAGTATTTAAGTCTCATGCATGGGgaacattatatacattattggAAATGTTCAGTTATAGAATGCACCATATACAACCACATTATAGAGTTCAACTTTTATCTCATCTTCATAGTCTTGCTGCTGTTCCACAAACTAATCAAACGCAGCTTCATCTTtg cgTTGAAAGTACGGCTCTTCGTTTAATTACCGGCTTAGGTTCGGCAGAAGTACAACCGCAATTGTCTAGATTTTTATCGGAGCCTAAAACACTTGTATCTGCGGAATCCGAAGAGCTTAATAGAGCTTTGGTTCTAACTTTAGCACGATCCATGCATGTAACag gTACTGGAGCAGAAAGTCTTAGTGGTACTTGGTGTAAAGAATTATTGAATACTATCATGCAAAATACACCTCATTCATGGGCTAATCATACTTTACAATGTTTTCCACCTGTATTGAGTGaattttttcaacaaaataGCGTCgccaaagaaaataaacaacaaaTAAAG aaaGCCGTAGAAGAGGAATATAGAAATTGGGCATCTATGAgcaatgaaaatgatataatagcTCATTTTTCTGTACCTGGCACAcctcctttatttttatgcCTTTTATGGAAGATGATACTCGAGACTGATCGCATTAGTCCAATCGcatataa GATATTAGAAAGAATAGGAGCAAGAGCATTATCAGCTCATCTTCGAAAGTTTTGTGATTATTTAGTATTTGAATTTGCCAATAGTGTTGGTGGACAGCATGTTAATAAATGTGTCGATACAATCAATGACATGATatggaaatataatatagtgaCAATAGATAGATTAGTTCTTTGTTTG gCTTTACGAACTCAAGAAGGTAGCGAAGCACAAGTatgcttttttattattcaattattattacttaaagCAGCTGAATTTAGAAATAGGGTTCAAGAAtttgttaaagaaaattcaCCTGAACATTGGAAACAATCAAATTGGCACGAAAAACATTTAGCCTTTCATAGAAAATTTCCAGAAAAGTTTGCTCCAGAAGGTATAATGGAACAAGCTAGCGGTGGACCTAGTCAATATCAAAGTTTACCTGTATACTTTGGAAATGTTTGTTTAAGATTTTTACCTGTGTTTGATATAGTTGTACATAGGTATTTGGAGATACCACCTGTAACAAAAAgtttggaaatattattagaacATTTAGgttgtttatataaatttcatg atcgACCTGTgacatatttgtataatacatTACATTATTATGAACGTAAATTAAGAGATCGACCGCCTTTAAAAAGACGTTTAGTTTCTGCTGTTCTTGGATCATTAAGAGAAATTAGAGCACCAGGATGGGCATTATCTGAAGCTTATCAAATGTATATGGCACGATCTGCCGATGATGCTATTACTTGGGTACCAGAATtggattattatattagacTTGTACAAAGAATTGTAGAAA CAATGTCAGGTACAGCCCATTTCCCAGCCACCGATTGGAGATTTAATGAATTTCCTAATCCAGCAGCACACGCATTATATGTTACATGCGTAGAATTAATGGCTGTTCCTGTAGCACCAAATTTAGTTGCAAATTCATTACTCGATGTTGTCGCTAAAGg gtATACCGTAGTACCATCCAATGAAATACATTTATGGATAAATTGTGTTGGATTGCTTTTAGCTGCTTTACCGGAATGCTATTGGTCTACATTACATGATAGACTTGTAGAAATTATAAGTAGTCCAGGTTTAGCAAATTGgcagtataataatttaacaccATTTCAGatgtttaatttcaatatcacGCATAATAGTttacttgaaaataaatacagTTATATGCTTGCATTGGCACATTCAATTTGGCATCACGCTGGAGCTGGTCAAATTACAACGATGCCGCA attcaTTAAAGAAAAACTTCAACCTGTGGTAAATAGCGAAGAACAATTAATATACGCTTGCCATTTAATTGGACCTACTTTAGCGAGATTTAATGCTGAGAGACCACGTTGTATAGTTGATCTGGCAGTTAGTTTATACGAAATGCTAGAACAAGTGGATCGTACGCAAACACATTTGAAATATATGGATCCAGTTTGTGACTTGtt atatcacataaaatatatgttcgTTGGAGATATGATGAAAAATGAGGTCGAATGTATTATTCGTAGATTGAGACCTGCTTTACAAATGAGATTGAGATTTATTGCTCATTTGAATATAGAAGAAATTCATTCTACgtag